GAGCGAGGCGTAGATGGCGGACATCACCGCCTCTTCCCGGCGGCAGAGCCCGTCGATCAGGACCAGGCCGAACGAATTGCCCCGGTCGACCTGTGGGGTCACGCGCAGCAGCTCGTGGCACAGCTCCCCGCCGATCCGCCGTCCGTCCTCGACCCGGAAGCTGTCGAGATTGAGGATCGGCCGGACCACTGCGGTAAAATCAGCCCGGCTGAATGCCAGCGCCACCACGCTGTTCTCGTCCCAGCCGTCGGGTGCGAGTTCACCGGCGGTCGTGCAGCCGCAGACAGGCGTCGTGTCGAAGTGCCGGCTGATCTCGGCGATGAAATGGTGGGGGTCGTAGTGAGGTGAGACGAAGACCAGGATCAGGGCCAAATCGTCCGGCGGCAGCTGCGCCGCAAGCTCGGTGACAGCTCCGTCGACGGTCGCAGCCTTCGATTTCGCAACGGCAACGCCGGATGCGTCGCCAAACCGAAAGTCGGCTTGCCCCACTCCGTTTCTCCCTCGAGGCTCACCTCGGTCTCGCGCCGAATGCCTGACAAGTGTCCAGACAGTAAGGTCTTTTCCGCCCTGCCGCAACTCGGCGACCGGACGCTGCGGGGCATCGGTCGGGCCGAAGGCAATCAGCCTCGCCGCCCCGCCGAATTTACCGCCCTTTATCGTTTCTGCCCTAGTTTTGCGCATCGGGTCTGGGGGCGGGGCGCCTCCGGATCGCGGTTGAATAGACGAAATGGGGGTTGGAATGTCCGGGCGTACCGCGTCGCCGTCGAAGCGCAGCATATTTCCCACCCTCCGGTTCCGCGCCAAGATCATCCTCGGCTTTGCCGCCGTGCTGGTGATCTCTGCCGGAAGCATGGCATTCGCCTATTTCGGCTTCGAGCGGGTTTCGTCCGGCGTCGGCTCCTATCGGAGCAGCGTCTCGGAGGCCGATCTCGCCCGCAACATCGACCGCGAGCTGCTCGGCTACCGCTCGGCCGTCAAATATTTCGTCGTCACCGGCAAGGAGGACGACGCCAAGGCGGCGCTGGACGCCGAAGCCAGCCTGAAGAACGCCATCGACCAGGCCGTCAAGAGCGCCAAGTCGCCGGCACGGCAGGACAGCCTCGACAAGCTCGCCAAGGAATTCTCGAATTTTTCCGCAACCTTCGCCAAGGTCCTGCAGGCCAAGCGCGACAGCGCGCTGCTGGTGCAGAACCAGCTCACGCGCCAGGCCAATCTGCTGAAATACAAGCTTGATGATATCGGCAACAACGCCCCAGATTCCGAGGCGCAGGCGATCGAATTCGGCACCAAGCAGGTCAACGCCCAGTTTCAGACTGCGAGCGCCGCGGCGACCAATTTCGTCCTGACGTCCGACCAGTCGATCGCAAACAGCGCATTGGCGCGGCTGAAATTCGTCGAGAACTCGCTCGGCGCGGTCTATTCCATGGACGATACGGTCGTCGCAGGCCTGAAGGATGCCAAGACCATCCTCGTCGCCTATCGCGAAGCGCTGGCGAAGCTGATCGCCAACGCCAAGCTGGTCGACGATCTCGTCACCGAGATGAGCGGCTCGGCCGGTGCGATCTTGCGTGGCGCCTCGGCGATGAAGGCGGATCTGGTCGCCGAACAGCAGCGGCTGGATTCGGAATCGGAAGCGACCATCGGCAAGACCGAGCAACTGGTGTTGATGCTGGCCGTCGGCGGCACGCTGTTGGGTGCGGTCCTTGCCTTCCTGCTCGGCACCGGCATCTCGCGGCCGATGATCGCGATGTGCAAGGCGATGCGTGAGCTCGCCTCGGGCAATTTCGACGTCGTGTTGCCCGGCCTCGGGCGCAAGGACGAGATCGGCGAGATGGCCAGTGCCGTCGAGGAGTTCAAGGTCCAGGCCGTGGCCAAAGCCGAGCGCGATGCGGCGGCCAGCGAAGCCCAGAACAGGGAGCAGGCGGCAAGCCGCCGCGCCGAGCTGATCCGCTTTGCCGATGATTTCGAGAGCGCCGTGGGCGCAATCGTATCCAATGTTTCGGCCTCTGCCGTGCAGCTTGAATCGTCGGCGTCCACACTGACGCGTACCGCCGAGACCACGCAGACCTTGTCGAGCCAGGTCGCCGGCGTCTCCGAACAGGCCTCGAGCAACATGCAGTCGGTCGCGACCGCGACGGAAGAGCTGTCGGCCTCGGTCGAGGAGATCGGCCGCCAGGTCCGCGATTCCAGCCGCATTGCCGAGGCCGCCGTGGTCCAGGCCAAGGAAACGGATGGCCGGATCGGCAAGCTCTCGCACGCGGCTCAGCAGATCGGCGAGGTGGTCAAGCTGATCACCGCGATTGCCGAGCAGACCAATCTGCTCGCGCTGAATGCCACCATCGAGGCGGCGCGTGCCGGTGAAGCCGGCCGCGGCTTTGCGGTGGTCGCAAGCGAGGTGAAGTCGCTGGCGAGCCAGACCGCCAAGGCGACCGACGAAATTTCGTCGCACATCGCGGGCATGCAGGGCGCGACCGCCGAGTCGGTCGCCGCGATCAAGGAGATCGGTGCGACCATCGGCAAGATCTCGTCGATCTCGACCTCGATCGCCAGCGCGGTGGAAGAGCAGGGCGCCGCGACCCAGGAGATCGCCCGCAGCGTCCAGAACGTCGCGCAGGGCACCCAGACAGCCGCGACCGATATCGGCCAGGTCAACCGCGGCGCGGCGGAAACCGGCTCGGCCTCCGAGGAGGTGCTGAATTCGGCGAAGACGCTGTCGTCCGAAAGCACCCGCCTCCGCGCCGAGCTCGACCGCTTCATGGCGAACATCCGGGCGGCGTAAGGCGCCGCCCCGCGACACCTCACCGCAAGTTGCGGTGTGGCAAATTTACCGCGGCTTATCCTTTGCCATTTACCGTGCACGTGAGTCGGGGAGCGGGC
This genomic interval from Bradyrhizobium guangzhouense contains the following:
- a CDS encoding methyl-accepting chemotaxis protein, whose amino-acid sequence is MSGRTASPSKRSIFPTLRFRAKIILGFAAVLVISAGSMAFAYFGFERVSSGVGSYRSSVSEADLARNIDRELLGYRSAVKYFVVTGKEDDAKAALDAEASLKNAIDQAVKSAKSPARQDSLDKLAKEFSNFSATFAKVLQAKRDSALLVQNQLTRQANLLKYKLDDIGNNAPDSEAQAIEFGTKQVNAQFQTASAAATNFVLTSDQSIANSALARLKFVENSLGAVYSMDDTVVAGLKDAKTILVAYREALAKLIANAKLVDDLVTEMSGSAGAILRGASAMKADLVAEQQRLDSESEATIGKTEQLVLMLAVGGTLLGAVLAFLLGTGISRPMIAMCKAMRELASGNFDVVLPGLGRKDEIGEMASAVEEFKVQAVAKAERDAAASEAQNREQAASRRAELIRFADDFESAVGAIVSNVSASAVQLESSASTLTRTAETTQTLSSQVAGVSEQASSNMQSVATATEELSASVEEIGRQVRDSSRIAEAAVVQAKETDGRIGKLSHAAQQIGEVVKLITAIAEQTNLLALNATIEAARAGEAGRGFAVVASEVKSLASQTAKATDEISSHIAGMQGATAESVAAIKEIGATIGKISSISTSIASAVEEQGAATQEIARSVQNVAQGTQTAATDIGQVNRGAAETGSASEEVLNSAKTLSSESTRLRAELDRFMANIRAA